In Streptococcus sp. SN-1, a single genomic region encodes these proteins:
- a CDS encoding DUF1934 domain-containing protein: MKIRMRNRIQFDEQLEVIDQLYDVEVHEKGDYSYLLFYNEEKEKVVIKFHDQELVMSRFSNPKTIMRFLKDSDSLAYIPTPMGMQEFIIQTSHYQVDRQKIELDYQLQNQEGHPFASYQLEITWG, from the coding sequence GATTCGGATGCGAAATAGGATTCAGTTTGATGAGCAGTTGGAAGTGATTGACCAGCTTTATGACGTGGAAGTGCATGAAAAAGGAGATTATAGCTACCTGCTTTTTTATAATGAGGAAAAGGAAAAAGTAGTTATTAAATTTCATGATCAAGAACTGGTGATGAGTCGATTTTCCAATCCCAAGACCATTATGCGCTTTCTAAAGGATAGTGATAGTTTAGCCTATATTCCCACACCTATGGGTATGCAGGAGTTTATCATCCAAACGAGCCATTATCAAGTTGATAGGCAAAAGATTGAACTAGATTATCAACTACAAAATCAAGAGGGACATCCCTTTGCCAGCTATCAATTGGAAATTACTTGGGGCTAG
- a CDS encoding putative DNA-binding protein translates to MEIEKTNRMNALFEFYAALLTDKQMNYIELYYADDYSLAEIAEEFGVSRQAVYDNIKRTEKILEDYEMKLHMYSDYIVRSQIFDQILERYPKDDFLQEQIEILTSIDNRE, encoded by the coding sequence ATGGAAATCGAAAAAACCAATCGTATGAATGCGCTCTTTGAATTTTATGCGGCGCTTTTGACAGATAAGCAAATGAATTATATAGAGCTTTACTACGCTGATGATTACAGTCTTGCTGAAATTGCCGAGGAATTTGGTGTCAGTCGTCAGGCTGTCTATGATAATATCAAGCGGACAGAAAAGATTTTGGAAGATTATGAGATGAAATTGCACATGTACTCGGATTACATTGTCCGTAGTCAAATTTTTGACCAGATTTTGGAGCGCTATCCCAAGGATGACTTTCTGCAGGAGCAGATAGAAATTTTAACAAGCATTGATAATAGAGAATAA